DNA sequence from the Longimicrobiaceae bacterium genome:
CACGGAGATGCCCGGCACGATCTCCACATCCCCGTCCACGAACGTGAATCGGCCCGCCTTCTCCACCGGATCGTAGTTGTCCGGGAGATAGCTGGCCGACGTGCGCTCGTTGGTGCGGTGCGCCCACTCCCACTCGCTGCGCTGCACGTAGTACCCGGCGCGCGGGAACGAGAGACGCACCTGGCCCTCGGCATCGCGGAAGGTGTTCCCCCCCGCGTGGTCGAAGTGCAGGTGCGTGTCGATCACCTTCCCCACGTCCCCGGCCGAGAAGCCGGCCTGCGCGATCAGCTCCTGGAGCCGGTCGGGGAAGCCGGAGCCTTCCGACGCGGCGTTGTCCACGCCGTAGATGTCGCGGAAGCGGTCGTTCTCCTTGTTGCCCAGCCCCGTCTCCACCAGCACCAGCTCGCCCGGCGTCTCCACCAGCAGGCAGCGCAGGGCCAGGGGGATGCGGTTCCGCCCGTCTGCCGGGATGCGCTTCTCCCACAGCGGCTTGGGGACCACGCCGAACATCGCGCCGCCGTCCAGCCACTGCATGCCGGACTCGATCGCGTGGATGCGGAAGCGCCCCAGCTCGCGGGTGCGCACGCGCGCGGTGTCGCCGGCGATGGCGCGCGGGGCGTCCGTCACGCCTGCTCCATGCTGCGCGGGCTGGCGCGGCGCTTCTTCCGCGGCGTGCGCTTGTTGAGGAAGCCGTCCAGGCTCTCCCAGCAGTCCACGTCGTGCTCGCACAGCATGTCGATGAAGCGCAGGAGGACGTGCGCCGTGGCCACCGCGTCGTCCAGCG
Encoded proteins:
- a CDS encoding MBL fold metallo-hydrolase, which encodes MTDAPRAIAGDTARVRTRELGRFRIHAIESGMQWLDGGAMFGVVPKPLWEKRIPADGRNRIPLALRCLLVETPGELVLVETGLGNKENDRFRDIYGVDNAASEGSGFPDRLQELIAQAGFSAGDVGKVIDTHLHFDHAGGNTFRDAEGQVRLSFPRAGYYVQRSEWEWAHRTNERTSASYLPDNYDPVEKAGRFTFVDGDVEIVPGISVFRTPGHCPGHQSVLLRSGGETACFLADVVPTMAHLPLPWIMGYDVEPLVTLESKRALLTRAAAERWLLVSTHDPYTPWGFAAGGPKGVTLEAAE